Proteins encoded in a region of the Pontibacillus halophilus JSM 076056 = DSM 19796 genome:
- a CDS encoding RicAFT regulatory complex protein RicA family protein, with the protein MTTYTREDVLKHAEELAKMLANTPEIDRFKQVEAKLNDNQRVKNNINRIKSLQKQAVNFQHYGKTEALKKVEKEIDRLQAELDEIPVVSEFKETQITINDFLQLVTGTISREVTNEVIRSTGGDLLTGETGSALGASSIKES; encoded by the coding sequence ATGACCACGTATACACGTGAAGATGTCCTAAAACATGCAGAAGAATTAGCTAAAATGCTTGCCAACACACCTGAAATTGACCGATTTAAACAGGTGGAAGCGAAACTGAATGATAACCAACGAGTCAAGAACAACATTAACCGCATCAAGTCTCTTCAGAAACAAGCGGTTAACTTTCAGCACTACGGAAAGACAGAGGCATTAAAGAAAGTAGAGAAAGAAATCGACCGTCTTCAGGCTGAATTGGATGAAATTCCAGTTGTTTCTGAATTTAAAGAAACACAAATTACCATTAATGACTTCTTACAGCTTGTTACGGGTACCATCTCCCGTGAAGTGACGAATGAAGTCATCCGCTCAACTGGTGGCGACTTGTTAACAGGTGAGACGGGTTCAGCACTTGGAGCAAGTTCAATAAAAGAGTCATAA
- the cotE gene encoding outer spore coat protein CotE: MSFFDQEYREIITKAVCGKGRKFTQSTHTVTPSHRPTSILGCWVINHIYNAKKKGDFVEVSGSYDINVWYSYNDNTKTEVVTERVTYSDKVHLSIKDEHCVDENCEVIARVVQQPNCLEARIAHQGHKIVVEVEREFIVEVIGETKICVKVDPDGCVHEEDDWGYELSDDEFADVDPDFLAQEEEE; this comes from the coding sequence ATGTCGTTTTTTGATCAGGAGTATCGTGAAATTATTACGAAAGCGGTCTGTGGGAAGGGACGCAAGTTTACACAATCCACTCATACAGTTACCCCGTCACACCGCCCAACGAGTATTTTAGGATGCTGGGTCATCAACCACATCTATAACGCTAAGAAAAAAGGCGACTTTGTTGAAGTTTCAGGTAGCTACGATATCAACGTTTGGTATTCATACAACGACAACACAAAAACAGAAGTTGTAACCGAACGAGTAACGTATAGCGATAAAGTTCATTTGTCCATTAAAGATGAGCATTGCGTAGATGAGAACTGCGAAGTCATTGCTCGTGTTGTACAACAGCCGAACTGTCTGGAGGCAAGAATTGCTCACCAAGGACACAAAATTGTTGTAGAAGTGGAACGCGAATTTATCGTTGAGGTGATAGGGGAGACAAAAATTTGTGTGAAGGTCGACCCAGACGGCTGCGTACATGAGGAAGATGATTGGGGTTACGAGCTTTCTGATGATGAATTTGCAGATGTTGATCCTGACTTCTTGGCGCAAGAAGAAGAAGAGTAG
- the mutS gene encoding DNA mismatch repair protein MutS — MAKQTPMMQQYLKIKSQYKDAFLFFRLGDFYEMFHEDATKAAQELEITLTSRDGGENGRIPMCGVPFHSSKNYIKTLVERGYKVAICEQVEDPRVAKGVVKREVVQLITPGTVMEGTMLDEGENNFLAAITPLDEQQFIIAYNDLTTGESSVAHIRDGFDSVVSELFNRPVKEIVIPSSLGEEKETQLTDRLSVTLSYEDQEELLEGYAHLTEGLKQDGLKRGFFRLFHYLQRTQKRSMDHLKPVQYIELMNYMKLDLYSKRNLELMETFRKGGKKGSLLWVLDHTVTAMGARHLKKWLERPLLNPDDIQSRYNQVEGFLNQFFEREMIREALKSVYDLERLAGRVAYGNVNARDLIQLKQSLAKVPEIKQILSTFHSEELKGLGSHIEPLQEVYEMLDESIKDEPPISVKEGDLIKDGFHPQLDEYRDAARNGKQWIAELEQRERAETGIKSLKIGYNRVFGYYIEVTKANLHLLPEGRYERKQTLTNAERYITPELKEKETLILEAQEKSVDLEYDLFIGVRDKVKEYIRPLQQLAEQMSTLDVLQGFATVSEENQYTRPSITPDRSINVIGGRHPVVEKVMKDDHFVPNDIKMQEGTDVFLITGPNMSGKSTYMRQVALTAIMAQIGCFVPAESAELPIFDQVFTRIGAADDLVSGQSTFMVEMLEANHALTKATERSLILLDEIGRGTSTYDGMALAQSIVEYIHEHIHAKTLFSTHYHELTALEQSLQQLRNVHVRAEEYEGKVVFLHQIKDGAADESYGIHVAKLAQLPDSLLARAEELLQQFEQGKDAPTLQREAMSPSVPEKDDAQLSFFLAKDQENEQKLEAGQPAQNQEEHGVLSELRDLDLLELNPIEAMNELYRLQKQLKS, encoded by the coding sequence ATGGCTAAACAAACACCCATGATGCAGCAATATTTAAAAATTAAATCCCAATATAAGGACGCTTTTCTCTTCTTCCGTCTAGGAGACTTTTATGAAATGTTTCATGAAGATGCAACAAAAGCGGCCCAAGAACTTGAAATTACACTCACGAGTCGCGATGGAGGTGAGAATGGGCGAATTCCAATGTGCGGAGTTCCATTCCATTCCTCAAAGAACTACATCAAAACGCTGGTAGAGCGTGGATACAAAGTGGCTATTTGTGAGCAGGTGGAAGACCCGCGTGTAGCGAAAGGGGTTGTAAAGCGAGAAGTTGTGCAACTGATTACCCCAGGTACGGTTATGGAAGGCACCATGCTTGATGAAGGGGAGAATAACTTTCTTGCCGCCATTACTCCGCTAGACGAGCAGCAGTTTATTATTGCTTATAACGATTTAACAACTGGTGAGAGCAGTGTGGCTCATATACGAGATGGCTTTGACAGTGTAGTGAGTGAATTATTTAACCGTCCTGTTAAAGAGATTGTCATCCCATCATCATTAGGTGAAGAGAAAGAGACGCAGCTGACAGACCGACTTTCTGTTACGTTATCCTATGAAGACCAAGAAGAATTGCTTGAGGGGTATGCCCATTTAACAGAAGGGCTGAAGCAGGATGGGCTGAAACGAGGATTCTTCCGATTGTTCCATTATTTGCAACGTACCCAGAAGCGGTCTATGGATCATTTGAAGCCTGTTCAGTACATCGAACTTATGAACTATATGAAGCTTGATTTGTACTCAAAGAGAAACCTTGAATTAATGGAAACTTTCCGTAAAGGTGGGAAGAAGGGGAGCTTGTTATGGGTGTTAGACCACACTGTAACGGCTATGGGAGCGCGTCATCTTAAAAAATGGCTCGAACGTCCTTTGTTGAACCCAGATGATATACAGTCCCGCTATAATCAAGTGGAGGGCTTTTTAAATCAATTCTTCGAACGAGAAATGATTCGTGAAGCATTGAAATCCGTCTATGACCTTGAGCGTTTGGCTGGACGTGTGGCTTATGGAAATGTGAATGCCCGAGACCTCATTCAGCTGAAGCAATCTCTAGCTAAGGTTCCAGAAATAAAGCAAATTCTATCAACCTTTCATTCTGAAGAGTTGAAAGGGTTAGGTAGCCATATAGAACCTCTCCAAGAAGTATATGAAATGCTTGATGAGAGTATAAAGGATGAGCCTCCAATCTCTGTTAAAGAAGGCGATTTGATTAAAGATGGGTTTCATCCTCAACTTGATGAATACCGAGATGCAGCCCGAAATGGGAAGCAGTGGATTGCTGAACTAGAACAGCGTGAGCGTGCTGAAACTGGCATCAAATCCTTGAAGATTGGCTATAACCGAGTGTTTGGTTATTATATCGAAGTTACAAAGGCAAATCTTCACCTTCTTCCAGAGGGTAGATATGAAAGAAAACAGACGCTAACAAATGCGGAGCGGTATATTACACCAGAATTAAAGGAAAAAGAAACGCTCATATTAGAAGCTCAAGAGAAAAGCGTAGACCTTGAGTATGATTTGTTTATCGGAGTCCGGGACAAAGTGAAAGAATACATTCGTCCCCTACAGCAACTAGCCGAACAAATGAGTACGCTAGATGTTCTCCAAGGTTTTGCGACAGTAAGTGAAGAGAATCAGTATACACGTCCTTCCATCACACCAGACCGTTCTATAAACGTAATTGGTGGCCGACATCCTGTAGTAGAGAAGGTCATGAAGGACGACCACTTTGTGCCAAATGATATTAAGATGCAGGAAGGAACGGATGTCTTTCTAATCACAGGCCCGAACATGTCAGGTAAGAGTACGTACATGCGTCAAGTTGCATTGACTGCCATTATGGCCCAGATTGGATGTTTCGTACCGGCTGAATCGGCAGAACTTCCAATCTTCGACCAAGTGTTTACACGTATTGGTGCAGCAGACGACCTTGTATCTGGTCAAAGTACGTTTATGGTGGAAATGCTAGAAGCGAACCACGCGTTAACGAAAGCGACAGAGCGTAGTTTAATTCTATTAGATGAAATTGGCCGTGGGACGAGCACCTACGATGGTATGGCGCTTGCTCAGTCTATTGTTGAGTACATTCATGAACACATTCATGCTAAAACGCTATTCTCAACACATTACCATGAGTTAACAGCGTTAGAGCAATCGCTACAGCAGTTACGAAATGTCCATGTTCGCGCTGAGGAATACGAAGGGAAAGTTGTATTCTTGCACCAAATAAAAGACGGTGCAGCAGATGAAAGCTACGGGATTCACGTTGCAAAACTAGCCCAGTTGCCAGATTCCTTATTGGCCAGGGCGGAAGAGCTTCTTCAACAGTTTGAACAAGGAAAGGACGCTCCTACTTTACAAAGAGAGGCGATGTCACCATCTGTTCCTGAAAAGGATGACGCACAGTTATCCTTCTTCCTAGCTAAAGACCAAGAAAACGAACAGAAACTAGAAGCAGGGCAACCTGCACAGAATCAAGAAGAACACGGCGTGCTCTCAGAGCTACGTGACTTAGATTTGCTTGAACTAAACCCGATTGAAGCGATGAATGAGCTTTACCGACTTCAGAAGCAGTTAAAATCGTAA
- the mutL gene encoding DNA mismatch repair endonuclease MutL, translated as MALIHQMPDTLANKIAAGEVVERPSSVVKELTENSIDAGSTWVKVELEEAGLQKIKIMDNGRGMDEEDAERAFLRHATSKINDEGDLFRVRTLGFRGEALASIAAVSRLTLKTSTGEEAGTLLQLEGGVLKQKDKSDARQGTEITIDDLFFNTPARLKYMKTIHTELGHVTDVLNRMALSYPSVRFECWHNGKQLFQTSGRGDLLQVIAQIYGMNTAKKMIPIHNETLDFTISGYIAKPEITRASRNYISTIINGRYIRNMMVNRAVLEGYHTLLPIGRHPLVILEIDMDPMLVDVNVHPAKLEVRFSKDKELHEAIVEAVKRAFKQETLIPQYEQPNKAKPKEKEVSVQESFSLKSEPQSERVPRDSVKQRDWSEQDAIIQDAQEREREEALSHLLSVEPSPTPSQAAESKQVYAHQDVEDHPPSTAEGNVTSSVVHRVPTMYPIGQLHGTYILAQNEEGLYIIDQHAAQERIKYEFFRDKLGATANEVQELLIPITFDLSKQEALLIEEHKDELEAVGLFLEPFGDKTYIVRNHPQWFPKGFEEEVIQEMIDQVLQDQKVNVTNLREDAAILMSCKRSIKANHYLNHHDMARLLNDLRDSEDPFTCPHGRPIIVHFSEYEMEKMFKRVM; from the coding sequence ATGGCACTCATTCATCAAATGCCAGATACGCTCGCCAATAAAATTGCAGCAGGGGAAGTGGTGGAACGCCCTTCCTCTGTTGTGAAAGAGCTAACGGAAAATAGCATTGATGCTGGAAGTACGTGGGTGAAAGTTGAACTTGAAGAAGCAGGCCTTCAGAAGATTAAAATTATGGATAACGGTAGAGGGATGGACGAAGAAGATGCTGAGAGGGCCTTTCTACGCCATGCCACTAGTAAGATTAACGATGAGGGCGATTTGTTCCGTGTGCGGACGCTTGGCTTCCGCGGGGAAGCACTTGCAAGTATCGCGGCCGTCAGTCGACTTACGCTTAAAACTTCAACAGGAGAAGAAGCAGGCACGCTGCTTCAGCTTGAAGGTGGCGTACTAAAGCAAAAGGATAAAAGTGACGCGCGCCAAGGTACTGAAATCACGATTGATGATTTGTTCTTCAATACACCAGCTCGTCTTAAGTATATGAAGACGATTCATACGGAACTCGGTCATGTCACAGATGTATTGAATCGAATGGCGTTATCCTATCCTTCCGTTCGATTTGAGTGCTGGCATAATGGAAAGCAGCTATTCCAAACAAGTGGACGGGGAGATTTACTTCAAGTTATCGCTCAAATATACGGAATGAATACCGCCAAGAAGATGATCCCGATTCATAACGAAACACTCGACTTTACCATTTCCGGGTATATTGCGAAACCTGAAATCACAAGAGCTTCTAGAAACTACATTTCAACGATTATCAATGGGCGCTATATCCGAAATATGATGGTCAACCGAGCTGTTCTTGAAGGCTATCATACTTTACTGCCAATTGGCCGTCATCCTTTAGTCATCCTTGAAATCGATATGGACCCGATGCTTGTAGATGTGAACGTCCACCCTGCTAAATTGGAAGTACGGTTTAGTAAAGATAAAGAACTTCATGAAGCCATTGTAGAAGCAGTGAAACGCGCGTTTAAACAAGAGACGCTAATTCCACAATACGAACAGCCGAACAAGGCGAAGCCGAAGGAGAAAGAAGTAAGTGTACAAGAAAGCTTCTCGTTAAAGAGTGAACCTCAAAGCGAAAGGGTACCACGGGATTCTGTTAAGCAAAGAGACTGGAGTGAACAGGACGCGATCATCCAGGATGCACAAGAACGAGAACGAGAGGAAGCTCTTTCTCATTTGCTTTCGGTTGAACCATCGCCGACCCCTTCTCAAGCGGCGGAATCAAAGCAGGTGTATGCTCATCAAGATGTAGAGGATCACCCGCCTTCAACGGCAGAAGGGAATGTTACATCCTCTGTTGTACACCGTGTACCGACGATGTATCCAATTGGACAATTGCACGGAACGTACATCCTAGCTCAGAATGAAGAGGGACTTTACATCATTGATCAGCACGCAGCGCAGGAACGCATCAAGTATGAATTTTTCAGAGACAAGCTTGGAGCAACTGCGAATGAAGTACAAGAACTTCTCATTCCAATAACCTTTGATTTATCGAAGCAAGAAGCGTTATTGATTGAGGAGCATAAGGATGAGTTAGAAGCGGTTGGCTTGTTCTTAGAGCCATTTGGGGATAAGACGTATATTGTAAGAAACCACCCTCAGTGGTTCCCGAAAGGATTCGAGGAAGAAGTTATTCAAGAAATGATTGACCAGGTCTTACAAGACCAGAAAGTAAATGTGACCAATTTACGAGAAGATGCGGCGATTCTAATGTCCTGCAAACGCTCGATTAAGGCGAATCACTATTTAAATCACCATGATATGGCGCGATTGTTAAATGACCTGCGAGATTCAGAGGATCCATTTACGTGTCCACATGGACGACCAATTATCGTTCATTTCTCAGAGTATGAAATGGAGAAAATGTTTAAACGAGTCATGTAG
- a CDS encoding aminoglycoside N(3)-acetyltransferase translates to MKQEFRKLGLKEGSTVIVHSSLSSLGWVVGGAVAVVQALMDVVEETGTIVMPTHTAELSDPSEWANPPVPESWWATIREEMPAFHPSYTPTFYMGKIAETFRTFPGVVRSNHPFVSFAAWGKLSEDITMDHSLSYGLGEDSPLGRLYEYDGQVLLLGVGYDNNTSFHLGEHHAPHQQQIVRSAPIEVRGQRVWKRYADIEYKDELFVQIGQDFEEHHQVRTGMVGSATTKLFGARDAVDFCQSWLREKDEMTIKRLIELES, encoded by the coding sequence ATGAAGCAGGAGTTCCGGAAGCTCGGTTTGAAGGAAGGCTCGACTGTAATCGTCCATTCTTCCTTGTCGTCCCTAGGATGGGTTGTAGGTGGTGCGGTGGCAGTTGTTCAGGCACTAATGGATGTAGTAGAAGAGACGGGAACAATCGTCATGCCGACTCATACAGCTGAGCTCTCAGATCCATCCGAGTGGGCAAATCCGCCTGTTCCTGAATCTTGGTGGGCTACAATCCGAGAAGAAATGCCAGCCTTTCATCCAAGCTACACTCCAACATTCTATATGGGGAAGATAGCAGAAACGTTTCGGACGTTTCCAGGCGTTGTGAGAAGCAATCACCCGTTCGTTTCATTTGCAGCATGGGGTAAGCTTTCCGAGGACATAACAATGGACCATTCATTGTCATACGGGTTAGGGGAAGATTCTCCACTCGGGCGATTGTATGAATATGATGGGCAAGTCCTATTACTAGGTGTAGGCTATGATAACAATACATCGTTTCATTTAGGTGAACATCATGCTCCTCACCAGCAACAAATTGTCAGAAGCGCGCCGATTGAAGTAAGAGGTCAGCGTGTGTGGAAACGCTATGCAGATATCGAGTATAAGGACGAGTTGTTCGTACAAATTGGACAAGACTTTGAAGAGCATCACCAAGTTCGAACAGGGATGGTAGGCTCAGCCACAACTAAGCTCTTTGGTGCAAGAGATGCAGTTGATTTCTGCCAAAGTTGGTTGCGTGAGAAAGATGAGATGACTATAAAGAGGTTAATTGAACTAGAATCCTAA